Proteins from a genomic interval of Candidatus Krumholzibacteriia bacterium:
- a CDS encoding sugar ABC transporter substrate-binding protein: MKPGASRAVACLWGAILLPALGGCDGGGGTAPVTLRFWAMGREGEVVQELVRGFEAEQPGVRVLVQQIPWTAAHEKLLTAHVGRSTPDLAQLGNTWIAEFVALQALQPLDGLLARSAALDSTAFFAGIWDTNRIDGAVFGVPWYVDTRVLFYRRDILAQAGYDSMPSTWSAWRAAMVATKQVVGRNRFVVFLPINEWLPVALLGLQCGSPLLAEGATRGAFSQPAFRRAFAFYVDLFRSGLAPPVTNVEIANLYQEFERGYFSMYITGPWNLGEFRRRLPPAAQGTWATAPLPGPEGPGVSFAGGSSLVLFRNSRQHDAAWKLVEFLSRHEQQLRFYQLTGNLPARVDAWGDTALAADRELRAFGAQLRHVVPTPKIPEWELIATRLQERAELAVRGGVPADSVLALLDGDVDRLLEKRRWLLERRRLAAGVQGGSR; encoded by the coding sequence ATGAAACCCGGCGCGTCGCGAGCCGTGGCCTGCCTGTGGGGCGCGATCCTCCTTCCGGCGCTCGGCGGTTGCGACGGTGGTGGCGGCACCGCGCCGGTGACCTTGCGCTTCTGGGCCATGGGTCGCGAGGGCGAAGTGGTGCAGGAGCTGGTGCGCGGCTTCGAGGCCGAGCAACCCGGCGTCCGGGTGCTGGTGCAGCAGATCCCCTGGACCGCAGCGCACGAGAAGCTCCTCACCGCCCACGTGGGCCGCTCGACTCCGGATCTGGCGCAGCTCGGCAACACCTGGATCGCCGAGTTCGTGGCGCTGCAGGCGCTGCAGCCGCTCGACGGCCTGCTCGCTCGCTCGGCGGCGCTGGACTCCACCGCCTTCTTCGCCGGGATCTGGGATACCAATCGAATCGACGGCGCGGTCTTCGGCGTGCCGTGGTACGTGGACACCCGCGTCCTCTTCTATCGGCGCGACATCCTGGCGCAAGCCGGTTACGACTCGATGCCCTCCACCTGGAGCGCATGGCGCGCCGCCATGGTGGCGACGAAGCAGGTCGTGGGCCGGAACCGCTTCGTCGTGTTCCTGCCGATCAACGAATGGCTGCCGGTGGCGCTGCTCGGTCTGCAGTGCGGTTCGCCGCTCCTCGCCGAAGGCGCCACGCGCGGCGCCTTCTCGCAACCCGCCTTCCGCCGCGCTTTCGCCTTCTACGTCGACCTCTTCCGCAGCGGTCTGGCGCCGCCGGTGACCAATGTGGAGATCGCCAACCTCTATCAGGAGTTCGAGCGCGGCTACTTCTCGATGTACATCACCGGCCCGTGGAATCTGGGGGAGTTCCGCCGGCGCTTGCCACCGGCGGCGCAAGGAACGTGGGCGACGGCGCCGCTCCCGGGGCCGGAGGGGCCGGGGGTGTCGTTCGCCGGTGGTTCGAGCTTGGTGCTCTTCCGCAACTCGCGACAACACGACGCCGCTTGGAAACTCGTCGAGTTTCTTTCGCGTCACGAGCAGCAGCTGCGCTTCTACCAGCTGACCGGCAATCTACCGGCGCGCGTCGATGCTTGGGGTGATACCGCGCTGGCCGCGGATCGCGAGCTGCGGGCCTTCGGCGCCCAGCTCCGCCACGTGGTACCGACACCCAAGATCCCGGAGTGGGAGCTCATCGCCACGCGCCTGCAAGAGCGGGCCGAGCTCGCCGTGCGCGGCGGCGTTCCCGCCGATTCGGTCCTCGCGCTCCTCGACGGCGACGTGGATCGGCTGCTGGAAAAAAGGCGCTGGCTGCTGGAACGCCGACGGTTGGCTGCGGGCGTGCAAGGAGGCTCACGATGA
- a CDS encoding ABC transporter ATP-binding protein, which yields MPVLRLEGIEKVFPGNQVAVAGVDLEVTDGEMLVLLGPSGCGKSTLLRIVAGIESPSRGRVFLDDREVTELPPQRRDVAMVFQNYALYPHMNVRDNLGFGLKMRGTAKDAVARRVGAVADSLGIAALLDRKPAQLSGGQRQRVALGRAIARDAKVFLLDEPLSNLDVQLRVHTRTEIARLHREMHVPMLYVTHDQEEAMTLGDRIAVMNAGRILQLGTPLDIYRRPATQFVARFVGSPRMNLLPGTLVWPQSGAARLELHGAMVELQAAPSPLAPPTRQDVIVGIRPEDMEVRDTSGADLRARVDVIEPLGRETLLHLVLDTPTDEPLRVLAPGQVAWVPGAAVGVRFQRQRFHFFDPETQMQLPPGSPA from the coding sequence ATGCCCGTGCTGCGGCTCGAGGGCATCGAGAAGGTTTTTCCCGGGAACCAAGTGGCCGTGGCCGGCGTGGATCTCGAGGTCACCGACGGCGAGATGCTCGTCCTCCTCGGACCGTCGGGTTGCGGCAAGAGCACGCTGCTTCGCATCGTGGCCGGTATCGAATCGCCGAGCCGCGGCCGCGTCTTCCTCGACGACCGGGAAGTGACCGAGCTGCCGCCGCAGCGTCGCGACGTCGCCATGGTCTTCCAGAACTACGCGCTCTACCCGCACATGAACGTACGCGACAACCTGGGTTTCGGCCTCAAGATGCGCGGCACGGCCAAGGACGCCGTGGCCCGGCGCGTGGGGGCGGTGGCCGACAGCCTCGGCATCGCCGCGCTCCTCGACCGCAAGCCGGCGCAGCTCTCCGGCGGGCAGCGCCAGCGCGTTGCTCTGGGCCGGGCCATCGCCCGGGACGCCAAGGTTTTCCTCCTGGACGAACCTCTCTCCAACCTGGACGTGCAGCTGCGAGTGCACACGCGGACGGAAATCGCCCGGCTGCATCGCGAGATGCACGTTCCCATGCTCTACGTCACCCACGATCAAGAGGAGGCGATGACCCTCGGCGACCGCATCGCGGTCATGAACGCCGGGCGCATCTTGCAGCTCGGCACGCCGCTCGACATCTACCGCCGGCCGGCGACGCAGTTCGTCGCTCGCTTCGTCGGCTCGCCGCGCATGAATCTCCTGCCCGGAACGCTGGTGTGGCCGCAGAGCGGAGCGGCGCGGCTCGAACTGCACGGCGCCATGGTCGAACTGCAGGCGGCGCCGTCGCCGCTGGCGCCGCCGACCCGGCAGGACGTGATCGTGGGCATTCGTCCCGAGGACATGGAGGTCCGCGACACTTCCGGCGCCGACCTCCGCGCCCGCGTCGATGTCATCGAACCCCTCGGACGCGAGACGCTGCTCCACCTCGTTCTCGACACCCCTACCGACGAACCGCTACGGGTCCTGGCGCCGGGCCAGGTCGCTTGGGTCCCCGGCGCGGCGGTAGGTGTACGCTTCCAGCGCCAGCGTTTCCACTTCTTCGACCCCGAGACCCAGATGCAGCTGCCCCCCGGAAGTCCCGCCTGA
- a CDS encoding sugar ABC transporter permease: protein MQRQQARVGWAFVSPAVLLIGVFFFVPVLAGLLLSLTDFDLYALGTPEVVRFVGLHNYGATLAGQAFWNALRNTLYFAFAGGPLLVLVSLGAALLLHAKLVRGRTFFRTVYFAPVVTTLVAVAIVWRYLYHPRYGLLNLVLGWFGLGPVDWLGDPHWSMPGIIFLSVWKNFGYSMLIFIAGLQNIPEERYEAAAIDGAGAWQRFWHVTVPGLAPISLFVGVTAMINAFQIFTEPYVMTQGGPLRSTTSLVLLMYEEGFRWWRMGAAAAIAFLLFLVTLAWTLVQLRLQRSKG from the coding sequence CTGCAACGGCAGCAAGCGCGCGTCGGCTGGGCCTTCGTCAGCCCGGCGGTGCTCCTCATCGGCGTCTTCTTCTTCGTCCCCGTGCTGGCGGGCCTGTTGCTCAGCCTCACGGACTTCGACCTCTACGCCCTCGGCACGCCGGAGGTGGTGCGTTTCGTCGGTCTGCACAACTATGGCGCCACCTTGGCAGGCCAGGCCTTCTGGAACGCGCTGCGCAACACCTTGTACTTCGCCTTCGCCGGCGGGCCCCTGCTGGTGCTGGTGTCGCTCGGGGCAGCGCTGCTGTTGCACGCGAAGCTCGTCCGCGGTCGCACCTTTTTCCGCACCGTCTATTTCGCCCCTGTCGTGACCACGCTCGTCGCCGTCGCCATCGTCTGGCGCTACCTCTACCACCCGCGTTACGGCCTCCTGAACCTGGTCCTCGGCTGGTTCGGCCTCGGCCCGGTGGACTGGCTCGGCGATCCGCACTGGTCCATGCCGGGGATCATCTTTCTGTCGGTGTGGAAGAACTTCGGCTACAGCATGCTGATCTTCATCGCCGGGTTGCAGAACATCCCGGAAGAGCGCTACGAGGCGGCAGCCATCGACGGCGCCGGGGCATGGCAGCGCTTCTGGCACGTGACCGTGCCCGGTCTGGCGCCGATCTCCCTCTTCGTCGGCGTCACCGCGATGATCAATGCCTTCCAGATCTTCACCGAGCCCTACGTCATGACTCAGGGCGGACCGCTGCGGAGCACCACGAGTCTCGTCCTCCTCATGTACGAAGAGGGTTTCCGCTGGTGGCGCATGGGCGCAGCCGCGGCCATCGCCTTCCTCCTCTTCCTCGTGACCCTGGCGTGGACGTTGGTGCAGTTGCGCCTGCAACGGAGCAAGGGATGA
- a CDS encoding glucoamylase family protein, with amino-acid sequence MSDADDTTGRFFLTGCGVLLWCGVLLSGCSRSNPPPEPPAADGAASETAAFLDTLEARTFRWFWEQSDPQRGLTPDRWPTRSFASVAATGFALTAYPIGAERGYVDREAARGRVLDALQWFWSAPQDTARAGATGYRGFFYHFLDPETGHRFQDVELSTVDTALFLAGALFCQSYFDGPDAEEARIRALAESLYTRADWRWAQVRPPAIGHGWTPEEGFLGYDWRGYNEAMLVYLLALASPAHAVEPEAWEEWTSTYRWGSFQGQEYLGFAPLFGHQYTQVWVDLRGLQDAFMRARGLDYFENSRRAVLAQRAYAVANPQGWARYGADLWGLSACDGPVNGEYTVSGRKREFHTYWARGACFTEVQDDGTVCPAAAAGSIVFAPESVIPTLQRWRDTYGERLFTRYGFLDAFNPSFTLTVPVQHGRVDPEFGWFDTDYLGIDQGPVLAMLENHRSELVWKTMRRNAHLVRGLRAAGFRGGWLDALPEGR; translated from the coding sequence GTGTCCGATGCAGACGACACGACAGGCCGCTTTTTCCTCACCGGTTGTGGCGTTCTCCTGTGGTGTGGGGTTCTTCTCTCTGGTTGCAGCAGGAGCAATCCACCGCCGGAGCCGCCGGCGGCAGACGGCGCTGCTTCCGAGACGGCGGCATTCCTCGACACGCTCGAAGCCCGCACCTTCCGCTGGTTCTGGGAGCAGAGCGATCCTCAGCGCGGGCTCACCCCCGATCGCTGGCCCACGCGTTCCTTCGCCAGCGTCGCCGCCACGGGCTTCGCGCTCACGGCGTACCCCATCGGCGCGGAACGCGGCTACGTCGATCGAGAGGCGGCGCGGGGGCGCGTGCTCGACGCGCTGCAATGGTTCTGGTCGGCGCCACAAGACACGGCGCGCGCCGGTGCCACTGGGTATCGTGGCTTCTTCTATCACTTCCTCGACCCCGAAACTGGACATCGCTTCCAAGATGTGGAGCTCTCCACCGTGGACACGGCGCTCTTCTTGGCCGGAGCGCTCTTCTGTCAGTCCTACTTCGATGGCCCGGACGCCGAGGAAGCGCGGATCCGGGCGCTCGCCGAATCTCTCTACACCCGGGCAGACTGGCGCTGGGCGCAGGTGCGCCCGCCGGCCATCGGCCACGGCTGGACGCCGGAAGAGGGCTTTCTCGGCTACGACTGGCGTGGTTACAACGAGGCCATGCTCGTCTACCTGCTCGCCCTCGCCTCGCCGGCTCACGCCGTCGAACCGGAAGCCTGGGAAGAGTGGACCTCGACGTACCGCTGGGGCTCTTTCCAAGGGCAGGAGTATCTGGGTTTCGCACCGCTCTTCGGTCACCAGTACACCCAGGTGTGGGTGGACCTGCGCGGTCTCCAGGATGCATTCATGCGCGCCCGCGGCCTCGACTACTTCGAGAACTCCCGGCGCGCGGTGCTGGCGCAGCGTGCCTACGCCGTCGCCAATCCCCAGGGCTGGGCCCGCTATGGTGCCGACCTATGGGGGCTCTCGGCGTGCGACGGCCCGGTGAACGGTGAATACACTGTCAGCGGCCGGAAGCGGGAGTTCCACACCTACTGGGCCCGTGGCGCTTGCTTCACCGAGGTGCAGGACGACGGTACCGTGTGCCCCGCGGCGGCAGCGGGCTCCATCGTCTTCGCCCCGGAGAGCGTGATTCCCACCTTGCAGAGGTGGCGCGACACCTACGGCGAGCGTCTCTTCACCCGCTACGGTTTCCTCGACGCGTTCAACCCGAGCTTCACGCTCACGGTGCCGGTGCAGCACGGTCGGGTGGACCCGGAGTTCGGTTGGTTCGACACGGATTACCTCGGCATCGACCAGGGCCCGGTGCTGGCGATGCTGGAAAACCATCGGAGCGAGCTGGTGTGGAAAACGATGCGCCGCAATGCGCACCTCGTGCGCGGGCTGCGCGCTGCCGGCTTCCGCGGCGGCTGGCTGGACGCGCTCCCGGAGGGGCGATGA
- a CDS encoding endonuclease V — MNETQDLEPWPRTLAALEEEQRRLAATAAPLWRPENLGRGGRTGGPLPPIGASFVCFGRGGSGPGAAGDAGWAAAALFAAREFVASAVAQGRAPAAYAPGHLALREGTLHEAALFALPQLPGLLLVDATGRDHPRRAGLALHLGARLGIPSVGVTNRLLVAAGPPPPDEAGAVTPFLLEEVVVGWWLRVRRGVRPLAVHAAWRTDPETALAVVRACLGRERTPEPLRTARRLAREARTRAERRT; from the coding sequence GTGAACGAGACACAAGACCTCGAGCCCTGGCCCCGCACTCTCGCCGCGCTCGAAGAGGAGCAGCGCCGACTGGCTGCGACCGCGGCGCCGCTCTGGCGCCCCGAGAACCTCGGTCGGGGCGGTCGTACCGGCGGACCGCTGCCGCCCATCGGCGCTTCCTTCGTCTGCTTCGGCCGCGGCGGTTCGGGACCCGGTGCGGCAGGCGATGCCGGCTGGGCCGCGGCCGCCCTCTTCGCGGCCAGGGAGTTCGTGGCGTCGGCGGTGGCGCAGGGGCGCGCTCCTGCGGCCTACGCGCCGGGACATCTGGCGCTCCGCGAAGGAACGCTGCACGAGGCGGCGCTCTTTGCATTGCCGCAACTTCCGGGACTGCTCCTCGTGGACGCCACCGGGCGCGACCACCCACGCCGTGCCGGACTCGCGCTCCACCTGGGCGCGCGACTCGGCATCCCGAGCGTCGGGGTCACGAACCGCCTACTCGTGGCGGCTGGCCCACCGCCTCCGGATGAGGCCGGCGCCGTGACACCCTTTCTCCTCGAGGAAGTAGTGGTCGGCTGGTGGCTGCGCGTCCGTCGTGGCGTCCGCCCGCTCGCCGTGCACGCAGCCTGGCGCACCGACCCGGAGACGGCGCTCGCTGTGGTCCGCGCTTGCCTCGGCCGGGAGCGCACGCCGGAACCGCTGCGCACAGCGCGCCGCCTGGCGCGGGAAGCTCGGACCCGGGCCGAACGGCGAACTTAG
- a CDS encoding mechanosensitive ion channel domain-containing protein has translation MRRLTVVVSIWLLASTEVAQAPVAWAQLLPAPQDTAEPPAAAALAPRPIPPGLISAKSDETAAVLRSMAERHGPDPALEQIRSALPGILGRAEKLLGDTENRLGQQAPPRAMEELERRLLDLRAPLFLWRAKLQRQAHGLDRDLQTLTDLRGPWEATLQLADSTLAATTVAQEAVTSIRAMETQFDERRAELFTVEEQVRHALGIIQEGLEQIETARERARMQITALDVPPLWSALLHPLGSERQVAQLRAAWQDGKGQAREFVRASRNALVASGVFFLVALVGSVRLGRGLRRRTTPEPELEAAARILTRPVSAAVIASVLLVTIMIPRVPAIVSDFASILLFVPLFRVLPHNLTQRRRLLAALVAAHVLGVASENVVYLSPLQQLMLLVQGLVAFWAFLFLVRQRPATRPTATFARLQRGLQWLALILAGGAAVADIVGNVSLAAVVLRAVTLSAYLGLAFYITYHVLQGVVWAMLRHSFLRHSLLVRQHEGLLRRRTLLLLRLALVYIWCKTALQILLLWNVVATGTRRILAAQAHFGEVAFSLGDALSLIVTIWASFLLSRLLRFFLEGEIYTRLSLPRGLPNAFSTGLHYLILLCGFFLAVAATGVELSKFTIIVSAFSVGIGFGLQNVINNFVSGLILMIERPIMPGDSVQIGQTLGEVKRIGMRSSTVRTPDGAEVIVPNAHLIATEVINWTLSDRLRRIDLSVGVEYGSDPQEVLDLLVATGARHPEVLAQPEPSALFLAFGESSLDVQLRVWTANIDQWMRIKSEIALAVYGALQEAGIGIPFPQREVLLKSAPDGTAEGPAPREARERAPRET, from the coding sequence ATGCGCCGCTTGACAGTGGTCGTCAGCATCTGGCTGCTCGCCTCCACCGAGGTCGCCCAGGCACCGGTCGCCTGGGCGCAGCTGCTCCCGGCACCGCAAGATACGGCGGAGCCGCCAGCCGCCGCAGCGCTGGCGCCCCGCCCGATCCCACCGGGTCTCATTTCCGCCAAGTCCGATGAAACGGCTGCTGTGCTCCGCTCCATGGCGGAACGCCACGGCCCCGACCCGGCTCTCGAACAGATCCGCAGCGCCTTGCCCGGCATTCTCGGTCGGGCGGAAAAGCTGCTCGGCGATACGGAAAACCGTCTCGGGCAGCAAGCTCCGCCCCGAGCCATGGAGGAATTGGAGCGGCGGCTCCTCGATCTGCGAGCGCCCCTTTTTCTCTGGCGCGCCAAGCTGCAACGCCAAGCTCATGGTCTCGATCGGGATCTGCAGACCTTGACCGACCTGCGCGGACCGTGGGAGGCCACCCTTCAGCTGGCGGATTCGACCCTGGCGGCGACCACGGTCGCCCAGGAGGCAGTGACCTCCATCCGCGCGATGGAGACGCAGTTCGACGAGCGCCGGGCGGAGCTCTTCACCGTGGAGGAACAGGTCCGCCACGCCCTCGGCATCATCCAAGAGGGTCTGGAGCAGATCGAAACGGCGCGCGAGCGCGCCCGCATGCAGATCACGGCTTTGGACGTGCCACCACTCTGGTCCGCCCTGCTGCATCCCCTCGGGAGCGAGCGTCAGGTGGCGCAGCTGCGCGCCGCATGGCAAGACGGAAAAGGGCAGGCGCGGGAGTTCGTCCGCGCCTCACGCAACGCGCTCGTCGCCAGCGGTGTTTTCTTCCTCGTCGCGCTCGTAGGTTCGGTGCGTCTCGGACGGGGACTGCGCCGGCGCACCACCCCGGAGCCGGAGCTCGAGGCTGCAGCCCGCATCCTGACGCGCCCGGTCTCGGCCGCGGTGATCGCCTCGGTGCTCCTGGTGACGATCATGATCCCGCGGGTGCCCGCCATCGTTTCCGACTTCGCCAGCATCCTACTCTTCGTCCCGCTCTTCCGTGTGCTGCCCCACAACCTGACGCAACGGCGCCGCCTCCTCGCCGCACTCGTCGCCGCCCACGTGCTCGGCGTCGCCTCCGAGAACGTGGTCTACCTGTCACCCCTGCAACAGTTGATGCTCCTCGTGCAGGGCCTCGTGGCGTTCTGGGCCTTCTTGTTCCTGGTGCGGCAGCGACCGGCCACCCGCCCCACCGCGACCTTCGCCCGCCTCCAGCGCGGCCTGCAGTGGCTCGCCCTGATCCTGGCCGGCGGAGCGGCGGTGGCGGACATCGTGGGCAACGTCTCTCTCGCCGCCGTGGTCTTGCGCGCGGTCACGCTCTCCGCCTACCTCGGCCTGGCCTTCTACATCACCTATCACGTGCTCCAGGGCGTGGTGTGGGCCATGCTGCGCCACTCTTTCCTGCGTCACTCGCTCCTGGTACGCCAGCACGAGGGGCTCCTGCGCCGGCGCACGCTCCTGCTGCTGCGTCTCGCCCTCGTCTACATCTGGTGCAAGACTGCCCTGCAGATCCTGCTGCTCTGGAACGTCGTGGCGACGGGGACGCGCCGGATCCTGGCCGCCCAGGCGCACTTCGGCGAGGTCGCCTTCTCCCTCGGCGACGCTCTCAGCTTGATCGTGACCATCTGGGCTTCCTTCCTGCTTTCCCGCCTCCTGCGCTTTTTCCTCGAAGGCGAGATCTACACGCGGCTCTCCCTGCCCCGGGGCTTGCCCAACGCTTTTTCCACCGGCCTGCACTACCTCATCTTGCTGTGCGGCTTCTTCCTCGCCGTGGCAGCCACGGGCGTCGAGCTCAGCAAGTTCACCATCATCGTCAGCGCCTTCAGCGTAGGGATAGGCTTCGGCCTGCAGAATGTGATCAACAACTTCGTCTCCGGTTTGATCCTCATGATCGAGCGGCCCATCATGCCCGGAGACTCGGTGCAGATCGGCCAGACCCTGGGCGAGGTGAAGCGCATCGGCATGCGTTCGAGTACGGTGCGCACCCCGGACGGAGCCGAGGTGATCGTGCCCAACGCCCATCTGATCGCCACGGAGGTGATCAACTGGACCCTCTCGGACCGCCTGCGTCGGATCGACCTGTCCGTGGGAGTGGAATACGGCAGCGATCCCCAAGAGGTTCTGGACCTGCTGGTGGCCACCGGCGCGCGGCATCCGGAGGTGCTGGCGCAGCCGGAGCCTTCGGCGCTCTTCCTCGCCTTTGGCGAGAGTTCCCTCGATGTTCAGTTGCGTGTGTGGACGGCGAACATCGACCAGTGGATGCGCATCAAGAGCGAGATCGCCCTGGCAGTGTACGGTGCGCTGCAAGAGGCAGGCATCGGCATCCCCTTCCCGCAGCGCGAGGTGCTCTTGAAGTCGGCGCCCGATGGAACGGCCGAAGGGCCGGCGCCGCGGGAAGCGCGGGAGCGGGCGCCTCGGGAGACCTAG
- the ettA gene encoding energy-dependent translational throttle protein EttA, with protein MAGEYIFTMKDLRKVVPPKVEILKGIWLSFFWGAKIGVLGPNGAGKSTLLRIMAGLDEQFTGEAFPAKTAKVGFLPQEPQLDPAKSVRGNIEEAVAETRALLDRFEQISSRFSEPLEADEMEKLLEEQGRVQDRIEAVNAWELDHHVEIAMEALRCPPADADVRTLSGGERRRVALCRLLLQRPDLLLLDEPTNHLDAESVAWLERFLREYPGTVVAVTHDRYFLDKVAGWILELDRGEGIPWEGNYSSWLDQKLRVLTQKDKPSAGRARTLQHELEWMQMTPHLRKNHSRQRIASYERLLAADAESRRETDEIYIPAGPRLGDVVIQAQGLRKAYGDNLLFDGLDFSLPPGGIVGIIGPNGAGKTTLFRLITGQEEPDAGTLRVGETVTLAHVDQVRDGLNGQKTVFEEISGGLDQLQVGKRSMPSRAYVGQFNFKGTEQQKRVATLSGGERNRLHLAKMLMTGANVLLLDEPTNDLDVDTLRALESALLDFAGCAVVISHDRWFLDRIATHILAFEGDSKVVWFEGNYQDYEAARRARLGHDAEQPHRIRYRKLTRN; from the coding sequence ATGGCCGGCGAATACATCTTCACCATGAAGGACCTCCGCAAGGTGGTCCCACCGAAGGTCGAGATCCTCAAGGGGATCTGGCTCTCCTTCTTCTGGGGCGCCAAGATCGGCGTCCTCGGCCCGAACGGAGCGGGCAAGAGCACGCTGCTCCGTATCATGGCCGGCCTGGACGAGCAGTTCACCGGCGAGGCCTTCCCGGCCAAGACCGCCAAGGTCGGCTTCCTGCCGCAGGAACCGCAGCTCGATCCCGCGAAGAGCGTGCGCGGCAACATCGAAGAAGCAGTGGCGGAGACGCGTGCACTCCTCGACCGCTTCGAGCAGATCAGCTCCCGCTTCTCCGAGCCCCTCGAAGCCGACGAGATGGAGAAGCTCCTGGAGGAACAGGGTCGGGTGCAGGACCGCATCGAGGCAGTGAATGCCTGGGAACTGGACCATCACGTGGAGATCGCCATGGAGGCGCTGCGCTGCCCGCCCGCCGACGCCGACGTACGCACCCTCTCCGGCGGCGAACGCCGCCGCGTCGCCCTCTGCCGGCTGCTCCTGCAGCGCCCCGATCTGCTGCTCCTCGACGAACCGACGAACCACCTGGACGCCGAATCCGTCGCCTGGCTCGAGCGCTTCTTGCGCGAGTACCCCGGCACGGTGGTCGCCGTCACCCACGACCGCTACTTCCTCGACAAGGTCGCGGGCTGGATCCTGGAGCTCGACCGTGGTGAAGGCATTCCCTGGGAAGGCAACTACTCCTCGTGGCTCGACCAGAAGCTGCGCGTGCTCACGCAGAAGGACAAGCCTTCGGCAGGCAGGGCGCGAACGCTGCAGCACGAGCTCGAGTGGATGCAAATGACACCGCACCTGCGCAAGAACCACAGCCGCCAGCGCATCGCCTCTTACGAGCGCCTGCTCGCCGCCGACGCCGAGTCTCGCCGCGAGACCGACGAGATCTACATTCCAGCCGGCCCGCGCCTGGGCGACGTGGTCATCCAAGCGCAAGGGCTACGCAAGGCGTACGGCGACAATCTCCTCTTCGACGGCCTCGATTTCAGCCTGCCCCCGGGGGGCATCGTCGGCATCATCGGTCCCAACGGCGCCGGCAAGACCACGCTCTTTCGACTGATCACGGGTCAGGAGGAGCCCGACGCGGGCACGCTGCGCGTCGGCGAAACGGTCACCCTGGCGCACGTGGACCAGGTGCGCGACGGCCTGAACGGCCAGAAGACGGTGTTCGAGGAAATCTCCGGCGGGCTCGATCAGCTCCAGGTGGGAAAGCGCAGCATGCCGTCGCGTGCCTACGTCGGCCAGTTCAACTTCAAGGGGACGGAACAACAGAAGCGGGTGGCGACGCTCTCCGGGGGCGAACGCAACCGGCTGCACCTGGCGAAGATGCTGATGACGGGAGCGAACGTGCTGCTCCTCGACGAACCCACCAACGACCTCGACGTGGACACGCTGCGGGCGCTGGAGTCGGCGCTCCTCGACTTCGCCGGCTGCGCCGTCGTCATCAGCCACGACCGTTGGTTCCTCGACCGGATCGCCACCCACATCCTGGCCTTCGAGGGCGACAGCAAGGTCGTCTGGTTCGAAGGCAACTACCAGGACTACGAGGCTGCTCGCCGCGCCCGCCTGGGTCACGACGCCGAGCAGCCCCACCGGATCCGCTACCGCAAGCTGACGCGGAACTGA
- a CDS encoding Fe-Mn family superoxide dismutase, whose protein sequence is MTYTAKNFESLLGSPGFSEPLLRNHFALYQGYVANTNTLAEMLGALIEAGRTATPEYAELKRRFGWEWNGMRLHELYFGNLTRRPEPLREETPLARKLSQEFGSLARWEQDFRSTGSMRGVGWVLLVHERSGGRLFNTWIDEHDAGHLAGAEPLLVMDVFEHAFMLDYGLKRADYIESFFRAIHWAEVAARF, encoded by the coding sequence GTGACCTACACTGCCAAGAACTTCGAGTCTCTGCTCGGGTCGCCCGGCTTTAGCGAGCCCTTGCTCCGCAACCACTTCGCCCTTTACCAGGGCTATGTCGCCAACACCAACACGCTGGCCGAGATGCTCGGCGCCCTGATCGAGGCCGGCCGCACGGCGACGCCGGAATACGCCGAGCTGAAGCGGCGCTTCGGTTGGGAATGGAACGGCATGCGCCTCCACGAGCTCTACTTCGGGAACTTGACCCGGCGCCCCGAGCCCTTGCGCGAGGAGACGCCGCTGGCCCGCAAGCTGAGTCAGGAATTCGGCTCCCTCGCACGCTGGGAGCAGGATTTCCGCTCCACCGGCTCGATGCGCGGCGTCGGCTGGGTGCTCTTGGTCCACGAGCGCAGCGGCGGTCGTCTCTTCAACACCTGGATCGACGAGCACGATGCCGGCCACCTGGCCGGAGCCGAACCTCTCCTGGTCATGGATGTGTTCGAGCACGCCTTCATGCTGGACTACGGCTTGAAGCGCGCGGACTATATCGAGTCGTTCTTCCGGGCCATCCATTGGGCCGAGGTGGCCGCGAGGTTCTGA